Proteins encoded together in one Parcubacteria group bacterium window:
- the smpB gene encoding SsrA-binding protein SmpB has protein sequence MNILAKNKRATFDYELQDKYEAGLVLTGPEVKSIKTGHISLNGSFVTRKSQEFFLTNASIPPYKFSGEIKNYDPTRSRKVLLKKSEIKHLIGKMNVEGLTLVPLCVYTKRKLIKLEFAVGRGKKQFDKRDTIQKREAKRKMERTLKNQ, from the coding sequence ATGAACATTCTGGCAAAAAACAAACGAGCGACTTTTGACTATGAACTTCAGGATAAATATGAAGCCGGTTTGGTTTTGACTGGGCCGGAAGTTAAATCGATAAAGACCGGGCACATATCGCTTAACGGAAGTTTTGTCACCAGAAAGAGCCAGGAGTTTTTTTTAACTAATGCCAGCATACCTCCCTATAAATTTTCCGGGGAGATAAAAAACTACGATCCAACTCGTTCTAGAAAGGTACTTTTGAAGAAATCTGAAATTAAACATCTTATAGGAAAAATGAACGTAGAAGGCTTGACACTGGTGCCTCTTTGTGTGTATACTAAGAGGAAGTTAATCAAACTTGAATTCGCTGTCGGGAGAGGAAAGAAACAGTTCGATAAAAGAGATACGATTCAAAAAAGAGAGGCGAAAAGAAAAATGGAAAGAACGCTCAAAAATCAATAG
- a CDS encoding fibronectin type III domain-containing protein gives MPKKKKKKENKNDSLVETYFIPLSEAAKITGYTPEHLNLLCRKGFLQAKKFGRNWETTREWLNEFLFVSKSEKRKGKKKKSRESLVLRADENTGSSPEVFKKEKEAIKDSKVQEEKKEDFENGEKEEKKEKIKISWTKAFLKFSLITVVSFLIFFGVSFFEYARTKNYFAEKNIPFGFSEDTFLFDEGRGIVEGEENIKKVEGEETANPEGSIASSENYSLKEIGFGGNIIASASGENLQLEISDIRSEVFATKDGKESQVVISWKTNKLAISEIEYSKNDSASSKKMNEKFYGFNHSVVIAKLDLATTYVYKIKAKDRWGNEIYSERFGIYTGSKIISVFDLILKAVNDTFSWAVKK, from the coding sequence ATGCCGAAAAAAAAGAAAAAAAAGGAGAATAAAAACGACAGTCTGGTAGAGACTTATTTTATACCGCTTTCAGAGGCGGCAAAGATAACCGGCTATACCCCGGAACATCTTAACTTGCTTTGTCGCAAGGGTTTTTTGCAGGCCAAGAAATTTGGAAGAAATTGGGAGACTACCCGGGAATGGCTAAATGAATTTTTATTTGTCAGCAAGTCTGAAAAAAGAAAAGGGAAGAAAAAAAAGTCAAGAGAGAGTTTGGTTCTCAGAGCCGATGAAAATACCGGTTCTTCTCCTGAGGTTTTCAAGAAGGAAAAAGAAGCAATAAAAGATTCAAAAGTTCAGGAAGAGAAAAAAGAAGATTTTGAGAATGGGGAAAAAGAAGAGAAGAAAGAAAAAATAAAAATTTCTTGGACAAAGGCATTCTTGAAATTTTCACTGATTACAGTCGTTTCATTTCTTATTTTTTTTGGAGTTTCATTTTTCGAATATGCCAGAACAAAAAATTATTTTGCAGAAAAAAATATTCCCTTTGGTTTTTCGGAAGATACTTTTCTTTTTGATGAAGGGAGGGGGATTGTTGAAGGAGAAGAAAATATTAAAAAAGTTGAAGGAGAAGAGACGGCAAACCCCGAAGGTTCAATTGCTTCGAGTGAAAATTACAGCCTCAAAGAAATAGGTTTTGGAGGAAATATTATTGCATCAGCGAGTGGAGAAAATTTGCAATTGGAAATTTCCGATATCAGGAGCGAAGTCTTTGCGACCAAGGATGGAAAAGAATCGCAAGTTGTGATTTCTTGGAAAACCAATAAGCTGGCTATTTCTGAAATTGAATATTCAAAAAACGATAGCGCCAGTTCAAAAAAAATGAACGAAAAATTTTACGGATTTAATCATAGCGTAGTGATTGCAAAACTGGATCTTGCAACAACGTATGTTTATAAAATTAAAGCAAAGGATCGATGGGGGAATGAAATTTATTCCGAAAGGTTTGGAATTTATACGGGATCAAAAATAATTTCGGTTTTCGATCTAATACTCAAGGCAGTCAATGACACATT